A single window of Leptospira dzoumogneensis DNA harbors:
- a CDS encoding DMT family transporter — MFQNQSIKFFILLVIAMVSWGFAWPSAKSIVGTEPPIVIVFWRFLATALSLVPVLILRKESIALPDKKGLLQVAIGAVLYTIYNQFFLLGLSQGLAGAGGVLVTTMNPIFTYILVHTFQRKLPSAKEFIGLFIGLAGGFLLLKIWEGDWTLLFQSGNVYFLLCAFSWAILSMNSHSTGQRMSPMVYSFYVFSIGTVLDLFLAFPYDLGGVMDNDWNFWVQLLYLSVISTTFGTTVYFYASSRLGSRTASSFIFLVPVTALLGSWIFLGEEPKLSTLLGGLFAVSSVIILNRTQGKKEEVSAAEEELEVPN, encoded by the coding sequence ATGTTTCAAAATCAATCTATAAAATTCTTTATACTACTCGTGATCGCTATGGTGAGCTGGGGATTCGCTTGGCCTTCCGCAAAATCGATTGTGGGCACTGAACCTCCGATCGTAATCGTGTTCTGGAGATTTTTAGCGACAGCACTTTCTCTCGTACCGGTACTCATCCTCCGAAAAGAATCCATTGCCTTACCCGATAAAAAAGGATTACTACAAGTTGCGATAGGTGCTGTTTTATACACAATATACAATCAATTCTTCTTACTGGGACTTAGCCAAGGTTTGGCAGGAGCAGGTGGAGTATTAGTCACCACAATGAATCCGATCTTTACTTATATCTTGGTTCACACTTTCCAGAGAAAACTTCCTTCTGCAAAAGAATTCATAGGCTTATTCATTGGATTAGCCGGCGGGTTCTTGCTATTAAAAATTTGGGAAGGGGACTGGACTCTACTCTTCCAATCAGGGAATGTTTACTTTTTACTTTGTGCATTCAGTTGGGCAATTCTGAGCATGAACAGCCATAGCACAGGACAAAGAATGTCTCCGATGGTGTATAGTTTTTATGTGTTCAGTATAGGAACAGTTCTAGATCTATTTCTTGCATTTCCATATGATCTAGGCGGAGTGATGGACAATGATTGGAATTTCTGGGTCCAACTACTTTATCTTTCCGTAATATCTACTACCTTCGGGACCACTGTGTATTTTTATGCTTCCAGTAGACTAGGATCCAGAACTGCGAGTTCATTTATATTCTTAGTTCCGGTCACTGCACTTTTAGGAAGTTGGATCTTTTTGGGAGAAGAACCTAAATTGAGCACCTTACTTGGTGGATTATTCGCTGTTTCCTCAGTGATCATACTAAATAGAACGCAGGGTAAAAAAGAAGAAGTTTCGGCAGCGGAAGAAGAACTGGAAGTTCCGAATTAA
- the plsY gene encoding glycerol-3-phosphate 1-O-acyltransferase PlsY, translated as MNELYSYFLPASFLLGSIPFGFLAAKLKGIDIRQKGSGNIGATNVTRMLGWRIGLPVLLLDITKGAVFPLTIRLIYGESQEYLSLFCGVAAVLGHMFSPFLKFKGGKGVATSFGVFAVLAPGPILITLIVFLSLKKIYGFVSIGSIGGAITLPISYYLLSLIEGKSFTTPIFWAIICISSTILVLHRTNLIRLFKGKEFASDKEKYKDQE; from the coding sequence ATGAACGAACTGTACTCATATTTTTTACCTGCATCTTTTCTTTTAGGTTCTATTCCTTTCGGATTTCTGGCTGCTAAATTGAAAGGGATAGATATCAGACAAAAAGGAAGCGGGAATATCGGTGCAACCAATGTGACCCGTATGCTTGGTTGGAGGATTGGACTTCCTGTTTTACTTTTAGATATAACGAAAGGAGCGGTGTTTCCTCTCACGATCAGATTGATCTATGGGGAATCCCAAGAGTATCTTTCTCTTTTTTGCGGAGTGGCCGCTGTCCTTGGTCATATGTTTTCTCCCTTCTTAAAGTTTAAAGGGGGGAAGGGAGTGGCTACAAGTTTCGGAGTATTCGCAGTTCTTGCTCCAGGGCCGATACTGATCACATTGATCGTATTCTTAAGTTTGAAAAAGATCTATGGGTTTGTGTCCATCGGTTCCATTGGGGGAGCAATCACTCTACCTATTTCGTATTATCTACTTTCTTTAATAGAAGGTAAAAGTTTTACCACACCTATCTTTTGGGCCATTATATGTATCAGTTCTACTATCTTGGTTTTGCATAGGACCAATCTGATCCGATTGTTCAAAGGCAAAGAGTTTGCTTCCGACAAAGAGAAGTATAAAGACCAAGAATAA
- the der gene encoding ribosome biogenesis GTPase Der gives MSSKKRVPIISIVGRQNVGKSTLFNALLKKKLAITEDYPGVTRDVLRARVLNPEKGLDFILCDTPGLDIERPESLEEAVLENAFRQVAESDLVVFLLDLHEVTSYDSRLIDKFRKDPELNQIPVLYCVNKVDHPEDEEDLDSFYKMGLSEILPISAIGRRNLPLLLEKIAFLLPNAKRRTQTTEEGETTSVSAEDFSLAIVGKPNAGKSSLLNALCGYDRAVVSEVAGTTRDSVDTTVTFDGKKIRITDTAGIRKKSDKAEALEFYSYQRTKRTIQNSDVVIHLLDALKGFGEFDKKIVGMLQEEGKPFLLAVNKWDAIEDKDNDSFKNYQERLYSRFPLLKEIQIITLSAKEKQRIHKMMEMTIDLASRSKKKISTSELNQSLRAWMAEAGRSFSANRPPKMLYCTQVSVSPFHLILFVNHVDYFKSNLLTFIKKKLTDKYNLKGIPIRLELRSDRK, from the coding sequence ATGTCCTCTAAAAAAAGAGTTCCGATTATTAGCATCGTAGGACGCCAGAACGTTGGTAAGTCCACATTATTCAACGCACTTCTTAAAAAGAAATTAGCGATCACCGAGGATTATCCTGGTGTGACTCGTGACGTTCTTCGTGCTCGTGTCCTAAACCCGGAAAAGGGCCTGGATTTTATTCTATGCGATACTCCGGGTCTGGATATAGAAAGACCTGAAAGTCTGGAAGAAGCGGTTCTTGAAAATGCTTTCAGACAAGTTGCGGAATCGGATCTTGTAGTTTTTCTTTTAGATCTACATGAAGTCACTTCTTATGATTCCAGACTCATTGACAAGTTCAGAAAAGATCCGGAATTAAATCAGATCCCGGTCTTATACTGTGTAAACAAAGTGGATCATCCGGAAGATGAAGAAGACTTGGATTCTTTTTATAAGATGGGCTTGTCGGAAATCCTGCCGATTTCCGCTATAGGAAGAAGGAATCTTCCTCTTCTTTTGGAAAAAATCGCATTCTTACTTCCGAACGCAAAGAGAAGGACCCAAACTACGGAAGAAGGAGAAACTACTTCCGTTTCTGCCGAGGACTTTAGTCTTGCAATCGTAGGAAAACCGAATGCTGGAAAATCCAGTTTATTAAATGCTCTTTGCGGATATGATAGAGCTGTTGTGAGCGAGGTTGCGGGAACAACTAGGGACTCTGTAGATACAACCGTTACTTTTGACGGGAAAAAGATACGTATCACCGACACTGCAGGTATTCGTAAAAAATCGGATAAGGCAGAAGCCTTAGAATTTTATTCTTACCAAAGAACAAAAAGGACCATCCAAAATTCAGACGTTGTAATTCATCTTTTAGATGCACTTAAAGGTTTTGGAGAATTCGATAAGAAGATAGTAGGAATGCTCCAAGAAGAAGGAAAACCATTCTTACTAGCTGTAAACAAATGGGACGCGATAGAAGACAAGGATAATGATTCCTTTAAGAACTACCAAGAACGTTTGTATTCCAGATTTCCTCTTTTGAAAGAGATACAGATCATTACTTTAAGTGCTAAAGAAAAACAGAGGATCCATAAAATGATGGAGATGACCATCGATCTGGCATCCCGTTCTAAGAAAAAGATCTCCACCTCGGAATTGAATCAATCGCTAAGAGCTTGGATGGCGGAAGCGGGCAGGTCCTTCTCCGCAAACAGACCTCCGAAGATGTTGTATTGTACACAAGTATCCGTTTCTCCGTTCCATCTCATCTTATTCGTAAACCATGTGGATTATTTCAAATCCAATCTATTAACATTCATTAAGAAGAAGTTAACTGATAAGTATAATCTGAAAGGGATCCCGATCCGTTTAGAATTGAGATCCGATAGAAAATGA
- the smpB gene encoding SsrA-binding protein: MAAKKEKDNSPQPLVNKKAKFNFELISFIEAGIVLSGSEVKSLREKKANLTDAFAKIKNGEVYLDSFSITPYKNGGYTNHPDIRPRKLLLNRKEIDKLDKQIKEKGLVLVATKVYFKDNRWAKVELALGKPKKLYDKREDMKKSDAKLEIARAMKTKNYS, translated from the coding sequence ATGGCAGCGAAGAAGGAAAAAGACAATAGCCCTCAACCTCTGGTAAATAAAAAAGCCAAGTTTAACTTCGAGTTGATCTCATTCATCGAAGCAGGCATCGTTTTGTCCGGATCGGAAGTCAAAAGTCTGCGAGAAAAAAAAGCAAACCTCACCGATGCATTTGCAAAGATAAAAAACGGAGAAGTTTACCTGGATAGTTTTTCCATCACTCCGTATAAGAACGGGGGATATACGAACCATCCTGATATCCGCCCGCGTAAACTTTTACTGAATAGAAAAGAGATAGATAAACTAGATAAACAGATTAAAGAAAAGGGATTGGTGCTTGTCGCTACTAAAGTATATTTTAAAGACAACCGTTGGGCTAAAGTGGAGTTAGCATTAGGAAAACCTAAAAAACTCTATGATAAACGGGAAGATATGAAGAAGAGCGACGCAAAACTGGAAATCGCGAGAGCGATGAAGACCAAGAATTACTCCTAA
- a CDS encoding AAA family ATPase translates to MDTISIAGIKVPKSKLGNNSGSLGSDLVETDSTVRNLQNILYPLLESRPVLLVGDAGVGKNALIYYINFKRNHPTARFSFNEDTLPEDLIGSYRLLLDGKGFAWGDGPLTSAVRSGASFVADEMNLCPPHIIKRFSTVYESNYLELIEGDGTRIHGAEGFNFIGTQNPSEGFEGRKPLPFDITRYYSTVFIDPHTPDEILFILGKLYPNMNTDILKSCIRISLETETKVVSGNLGKGDLEKYHFNIRNLKKLCNRILALKADQPELRFRELWNFYVEPFRKEEDRNAQIELLLKETGLKTKPNLPEPKFEVHKGSLFCNDKEIYVTNENTAKEILSSVPMPLKLREFAEKVYSAVQFKENVLIEYSEEQDPQLILPLFTEISGVPLEAVHLCKGIHTADIIGALKPIAGSQVGWVDGPLTKGIREGGNILITNLEAAGAELVEKLNMLTDDARALVLPPESSEDKPLSLKEDSRIFALKLFRKTKSTPTISRAFRNRFTSVLFPELEDNATLKEILNFYLPEGDLVSKMAEFHTKIKDLAKKRTIGSANLMPYTFGLSNLLQWKDHILRYADESLGKEGLREIAFRGGKIAYSNQVSDPGERKELERILEFSLSGIEIVSDFFQTLEDKKKKTLTPSTEIEKKRWWDPELHKREPLTGKAELKNSGRELREGLEINTPETGGQRKEGPDAWYGQETRGNMGQGEPAGGGGAWGYRTEELYKAFLAKRRILWEYTIQTSIKEFKEVFGRSLEEVELNLERLFDPEIDINRMYRSEGSRIDTRKYISFLSGKGDSKVFDKTTIDKDEEKLKGVEVAFLVSKSRRIFNFEYSVATLSAMLSSAHILDEHDVNFSVTAYSDRMNRKDRIDLVQVKRMDEYFDSKKEEEMFDSLRSDWQGDSIEEYQLLEQIESYFSPEAQTKILVMISDFRGQRGKTEIEHEIQSRDNKRLKAEILKHSNKNYVFLGVGLGRRYIAEHLFPDSIQITSENFYNMPNLIGAELGRLILTHHSSR, encoded by the coding sequence ATGGATACAATTTCAATCGCCGGCATCAAAGTACCTAAGTCTAAATTAGGAAATAACTCCGGCTCTCTCGGTTCCGATCTGGTGGAAACAGATTCTACTGTAAGGAACTTGCAAAATATCCTGTATCCTCTTCTGGAATCTCGTCCTGTGCTTCTTGTTGGAGATGCAGGGGTAGGTAAAAACGCACTTATCTATTATATTAACTTTAAAAGAAATCATCCGACTGCAAGATTTAGTTTTAACGAAGACACTCTTCCGGAGGATCTGATCGGTTCTTATCGGTTACTCTTGGATGGAAAGGGTTTCGCTTGGGGAGATGGCCCGTTAACTTCCGCAGTCAGAAGCGGCGCAAGTTTTGTGGCGGATGAGATGAACCTTTGTCCACCCCATATCATCAAACGTTTTTCCACAGTATACGAATCCAATTATCTGGAGCTGATCGAGGGTGATGGAACTCGTATTCATGGTGCGGAAGGTTTCAATTTTATAGGGACTCAAAACCCTTCCGAAGGATTCGAGGGACGTAAACCTCTTCCTTTCGATATCACCAGATATTATTCTACAGTATTCATAGATCCTCATACTCCTGACGAGATATTGTTCATTTTAGGAAAATTATATCCGAATATGAACACTGATATTCTTAAATCCTGTATCCGCATTTCCTTGGAGACAGAGACAAAAGTAGTTTCAGGTAATTTAGGAAAAGGTGATTTAGAAAAGTATCACTTCAATATCCGAAATCTCAAAAAACTTTGTAATCGTATTCTTGCTTTGAAAGCGGACCAACCGGAGCTTAGATTCAGAGAGCTTTGGAATTTTTACGTAGAACCATTCCGTAAAGAAGAAGATCGTAATGCACAAATAGAACTTCTACTCAAAGAAACCGGGCTTAAAACCAAACCGAACCTGCCGGAGCCTAAGTTTGAAGTGCATAAAGGATCCTTATTCTGCAACGATAAAGAAATCTATGTAACCAACGAAAATACTGCAAAAGAAATTTTGTCTTCCGTTCCAATGCCTTTAAAACTAAGGGAGTTTGCGGAGAAGGTTTACTCTGCAGTCCAATTTAAAGAAAACGTACTGATAGAATATTCAGAAGAGCAAGATCCTCAGCTTATTCTACCATTATTCACTGAGATCAGCGGAGTTCCATTAGAAGCGGTTCATTTATGTAAAGGAATCCATACTGCTGATATTATTGGAGCATTAAAACCGATTGCCGGTTCCCAAGTAGGCTGGGTAGACGGTCCTCTTACAAAAGGTATCAGAGAAGGTGGAAATATACTGATCACAAATCTGGAAGCAGCAGGCGCGGAACTAGTAGAAAAATTGAATATGCTTACGGATGATGCAAGAGCACTCGTTCTTCCTCCTGAAAGTTCGGAAGATAAGCCTCTTTCTTTAAAAGAGGATTCTAGGATCTTCGCACTTAAATTATTTAGAAAAACAAAGTCTACTCCTACAATTTCCAGAGCATTCCGTAACAGGTTTACTTCCGTTCTATTTCCTGAACTGGAAGATAACGCAACACTTAAAGAAATCCTGAATTTCTATCTACCTGAAGGTGATCTTGTCTCTAAAATGGCGGAGTTCCATACTAAGATTAAGGATCTTGCTAAAAAGAGAACGATCGGTTCTGCAAATTTAATGCCTTATACATTCGGACTTTCTAATCTTCTGCAATGGAAGGATCATATTCTTCGTTATGCAGACGAGTCTCTTGGAAAAGAAGGACTGCGTGAGATTGCTTTCCGGGGCGGAAAGATCGCTTATTCCAATCAGGTTTCAGATCCTGGAGAAAGAAAAGAATTGGAGAGAATTTTAGAATTCTCCTTATCAGGGATCGAGATTGTATCCGACTTCTTCCAAACTTTGGAGGATAAGAAAAAAAAAACTCTGACTCCTTCTACCGAAATCGAAAAGAAACGTTGGTGGGATCCGGAACTACATAAGAGAGAACCTCTTACCGGAAAAGCTGAACTTAAGAACTCAGGAAGGGAATTAAGAGAAGGCCTGGAGATCAACACTCCCGAGACAGGCGGCCAAAGAAAAGAAGGACCCGATGCCTGGTACGGACAAGAGACCCGCGGTAATATGGGGCAAGGCGAACCTGCTGGCGGAGGCGGAGCCTGGGGTTATCGCACGGAAGAATTATACAAAGCATTCTTAGCAAAACGTAGGATACTTTGGGAATACACGATCCAAACAAGCATCAAAGAATTTAAGGAAGTATTCGGACGCAGTTTGGAAGAAGTGGAACTGAATCTCGAAAGACTTTTTGATCCGGAGATAGACATCAACCGGATGTATAGAAGTGAAGGTTCTCGCATCGACACTCGTAAATATATATCCTTTCTCTCCGGAAAAGGAGACTCTAAGGTATTCGATAAGACCACAATCGATAAGGACGAAGAAAAATTAAAAGGTGTAGAAGTCGCCTTCCTGGTTTCTAAGTCCCGTAGGATCTTCAACTTCGAATATTCTGTCGCTACATTATCCGCAATGCTCTCCAGCGCTCATATCTTGGATGAACATGACGTAAACTTCTCCGTAACTGCTTATTCGGATAGAATGAACCGAAAAGACAGGATCGACCTGGTCCAAGTGAAACGAATGGACGAATACTTCGATTCCAAAAAGGAAGAGGAGATGTTCGATTCTCTCCGTTCCGACTGGCAAGGGGATTCGATTGAAGAATACCAGCTCTTAGAACAGATAGAATCCTACTTTTCCCCGGAGGCCCAGACGAAAATACTGGTTATGATTTCGGACTTTAGGGGACAAAGGGGTAAAACGGAGATCGAACACGAGATCCAATCCCGAGACAATAAACGTCTAAAGGCAGAGATCCTAAAACATTCGAATAAAAATTACGTGTTTTTGGGTGTGGGACTAGGACGCAGATATATTGCGGAGCATTTATTTCCGGATTCTATCCAAATCACTTCCGAAAACTTTTATAATATGCCGAATTTGATCGGAGCAGAACTGGGAAGATTGATCCTCACTCACCATTCTTCCCGATAA
- a CDS encoding pyridoxal phosphate-dependent aminotransferase, with product MSQSTLDYVLAQRIQGLDSSAIRKAFELAGTLKDPINLSIGQPHFPCPPNIVEAGVKALRDGKTAYTLTAGIPELKEALSQKYKQENQIDYASPDRLLVTSGISSAFLLLFNSLLNEGDECLVVTPHFLMYPAYIKIYGGKMNTISEDFQPEDLNVFKDKKLKIIIFSTPSNPTGTVLTKKQLTALAELAEKTGAYLISDEIYEKFDYDKSFLSVGSFYEKAITLSGFSKTYSMTGLRLASIVAPAPIIKTLTTLQQYTLVCAPSVTQWMGIEALKTDMQPYIDDYKEKRDYVYENLKDQYQLKKSGGAFYFFLKIKEKDDDFIVKAVKEKGLILVPGYIFVDSKEYIRISFASEWENLKRGITALKELA from the coding sequence ATGAGCCAGAGTACCCTTGATTATGTACTAGCGCAAAGAATCCAAGGTTTGGATTCCTCAGCCATCCGAAAAGCGTTCGAATTAGCCGGGACATTAAAAGACCCGATCAATCTTTCCATTGGACAACCTCATTTTCCTTGTCCTCCGAATATCGTAGAAGCCGGAGTCAAAGCACTTCGCGATGGAAAAACCGCTTACACTTTGACCGCAGGAATTCCCGAACTGAAAGAAGCTCTTTCCCAAAAATACAAACAGGAAAATCAGATCGATTACGCAAGTCCGGATCGACTTTTAGTCACTTCTGGGATCAGCTCCGCGTTTTTATTACTTTTCAATTCTCTTTTGAACGAAGGAGATGAGTGTCTTGTAGTAACTCCTCACTTCTTAATGTATCCTGCTTATATCAAAATTTACGGAGGGAAGATGAATACAATTTCAGAAGATTTCCAACCGGAAGATCTGAATGTATTCAAGGATAAAAAGTTAAAGATCATTATCTTCTCCACTCCTTCTAATCCTACAGGAACTGTATTAACTAAAAAACAACTGACCGCACTTGCAGAACTTGCGGAAAAAACCGGGGCTTATCTGATCTCCGATGAGATCTACGAGAAGTTCGATTATGATAAGTCTTTCTTATCAGTTGGGTCTTTTTACGAAAAAGCGATCACTCTTTCCGGGTTTTCCAAAACATATAGTATGACTGGATTGAGACTTGCTTCCATAGTCGCTCCCGCTCCTATTATAAAAACATTAACTACCCTGCAGCAATACACTTTGGTTTGTGCACCTTCAGTCACTCAATGGATGGGAATAGAAGCTCTTAAAACAGATATGCAGCCTTATATAGACGATTATAAGGAAAAAAGGGATTATGTTTATGAAAATCTAAAAGACCAGTACCAGCTGAAAAAAAGCGGGGGTGCGTTCTACTTCTTCTTAAAAATAAAGGAGAAGGACGACGATTTTATCGTAAAAGCCGTAAAAGAAAAAGGTCTGATCCTAGTGCCCGGTTATATATTCGTGGATTCCAAAGAATATATCCGTATCAGTTTCGCTTCCGAATGGGAGAATCTGAAACGAGGTATAACTGCACTAAAAGAACTGGCTTAA
- a CDS encoding prepilin peptidase: MAEYYSEFPYLIFFLWIGGVLVSFSMGSFYSTLAYRILRFYYGKERKIGSKLFRLKKILIEPSCCESCGTRIKGTSIIPVFGYWISKKECSNCKTPINPLYSLCEAIFGLLFVVSFLLSGKLLGSFAFVALCGHLLVAASTDFKKFSLDYENLPFIVLFGALANYLLFDSVPGKAELIVYVSFSAVFFLVYFIFPASMGFADAIFAPAFAFLSMHPWWIFFLNSSYGIAIIITVLKRKKGESLRQVPIPMGVYFSIGLVLTFIGRMLSNSGLLPNWADLIL; encoded by the coding sequence TTGGCGGAGTACTATTCCGAATTCCCATATTTGATCTTCTTCCTATGGATAGGGGGCGTTTTAGTCTCCTTTTCCATGGGAAGTTTTTATTCTACCCTGGCTTACAGGATCTTAAGATTCTATTATGGAAAAGAAAGAAAGATCGGTTCTAAACTTTTTAGACTTAAGAAAATTTTAATAGAACCTTCTTGTTGCGAATCCTGCGGAACACGGATCAAAGGTACTTCGATCATTCCTGTATTCGGATATTGGATTTCCAAAAAAGAATGTAGTAATTGTAAAACCCCGATCAATCCGTTATATTCTTTATGCGAGGCTATATTCGGATTATTATTCGTAGTCAGCTTTCTTCTTTCCGGAAAATTATTAGGCAGTTTTGCATTCGTTGCTTTATGCGGACATCTATTAGTCGCTGCAAGCACAGACTTCAAAAAGTTTTCCTTAGATTATGAAAATCTGCCTTTTATCGTTCTATTTGGAGCATTGGCAAATTATCTATTATTCGATTCCGTTCCAGGCAAGGCGGAATTGATCGTGTATGTTTCCTTCTCCGCCGTATTCTTTTTAGTGTATTTTATATTTCCTGCGAGTATGGGATTTGCCGATGCGATATTCGCTCCCGCATTTGCATTTTTAAGTATGCACCCTTGGTGGATCTTCTTCTTAAACTCTTCTTATGGGATCGCGATCATTATCACAGTCCTGAAAAGAAAAAAAGGAGAGAGTTTAAGACAAGTTCCGATCCCGATGGGAGTCTATTTTTCTATCGGGCTTGTATTGACATTTATAGGCAGAATGCTCTCAAATTCAGGTTTACTTCCTAACTGGGCGGATCTCATTCTATAA
- the pdxH gene encoding pyridoxamine 5'-phosphate oxidase — translation MQNNISDIRNEYSQASLDEKEIGDSPIDFFKTWFDQAIHSEVKEPTAMTLATVRKDGMPDARIVLLKGIEKEGFQFYTNYTSAKGKELDSNPNACLVFFWAELERQVRIRGKISKVSRENSENYFHSRPFASQIGALASSQSDPVDDRSILDKHYEELKSKYEGKTVPLPENWGGYILEAYEIEFWQGRRSRLHDRILFRKESGSWVKTRLQP, via the coding sequence ATGCAAAATAATATTTCTGATATTCGAAACGAATACAGCCAGGCTTCTCTGGACGAAAAAGAGATCGGAGATTCTCCTATTGATTTTTTCAAAACTTGGTTCGACCAAGCCATCCATTCGGAAGTAAAAGAACCTACCGCAATGACATTGGCAACTGTTCGAAAAGACGGAATGCCGGACGCAAGGATCGTTCTTCTAAAAGGGATCGAAAAAGAAGGATTCCAATTTTATACAAACTACACAAGCGCCAAAGGAAAAGAATTAGACTCGAATCCGAATGCTTGTTTGGTATTTTTCTGGGCAGAATTAGAAAGACAGGTCCGTATCAGAGGAAAGATCTCCAAGGTTTCCAGAGAAAATTCGGAAAACTATTTTCATTCCAGACCATTCGCAAGCCAAATAGGCGCACTCGCTTCTTCTCAAAGTGATCCTGTAGACGATAGATCTATTTTAGATAAACATTATGAAGAACTGAAATCTAAATACGAAGGCAAAACCGTACCTCTCCCTGAAAACTGGGGAGGATATATATTAGAAGCTTATGAAATAGAATTTTGGCAGGGAAGAAGGAGCCGCTTACATGATCGGATCTTATTCCGAAAAGAAAGCGGCTCTTGGGTAAAAACCAGACTACAACCTTAG
- a CDS encoding bifunctional 3,4-dihydroxy-2-butanone-4-phosphate synthase/GTP cyclohydrolase II, which translates to MIGSIEQAIEDIKAGKMIILVDSEDRENEGDLVCAAQFTDKEKVNFMATYGRGLICFPMEGDRLRQLGLNRMVDDLSLGDKHGTAFTVSVDAKNGTTTGISAQDRATTIQVLIDPKTTPGDLMKPGHLFPLQAVSGGVLRRAGHTEASVDLSKLAGLYPAAVICEIMNDDGTMSRLPDLEKFAEKHGLNIYTIEDLIRYRRKKENLIHLEVETSLPTEYGDFSVKAYSTIIDDKVHVALVKGKIDKNEPVMVRVHSECFTGDIFGSGRCDCGPQLHSALSMIAQEGKGILLYMRQEGRGIGLINKLKAYNMQDQGMDTVEANEKLGFAPDLREYGVGAQILKDIGVGKMKLLTNNPRKIVGLEGYGLEVTDRIPIEIKPTGNNHHYLFTKKMRMGHLLGLN; encoded by the coding sequence ATGATCGGCTCCATTGAACAGGCAATCGAAGATATAAAAGCGGGGAAGATGATCATTCTCGTGGATTCCGAAGATCGGGAAAACGAGGGAGATCTGGTTTGTGCCGCCCAATTCACCGACAAAGAAAAGGTGAATTTTATGGCTACCTACGGAAGGGGCCTAATCTGTTTTCCTATGGAGGGAGACAGACTCAGACAGCTCGGTTTGAACAGAATGGTGGACGACCTAAGTTTGGGTGACAAACACGGGACTGCATTCACTGTTTCCGTTGACGCAAAAAACGGAACCACTACCGGGATTTCCGCCCAGGACAGAGCTACTACAATCCAAGTACTTATAGATCCTAAAACTACTCCGGGTGACTTGATGAAACCCGGTCATTTATTTCCTTTGCAAGCGGTTTCGGGAGGAGTGCTCAGAAGAGCGGGCCACACCGAGGCATCTGTGGATCTTTCCAAACTTGCGGGGCTTTATCCTGCGGCTGTGATCTGCGAGATCATGAACGATGATGGAACAATGTCCCGTCTTCCTGATCTGGAAAAATTCGCAGAAAAACACGGACTGAATATTTACACGATCGAAGATCTGATTCGTTACAGAAGGAAAAAAGAAAATCTAATCCATCTGGAAGTAGAGACTAGTCTTCCTACCGAGTATGGAGATTTTTCCGTCAAAGCTTATTCTACGATCATAGACGATAAGGTCCATGTTGCATTAGTAAAAGGTAAAATTGATAAGAACGAACCGGTGATGGTCCGTGTGCATTCCGAGTGTTTTACCGGGGATATTTTCGGAAGCGGACGCTGCGATTGCGGACCTCAACTACATTCTGCACTTTCCATGATCGCTCAAGAAGGGAAGGGTATTCTTCTCTATATGAGACAAGAAGGTAGGGGAATTGGTCTTATCAATAAACTCAAGGCTTATAATATGCAGGACCAAGGTATGGATACTGTAGAAGCCAACGAAAAATTAGGATTTGCTCCCGACCTTCGCGAATACGGAGTGGGCGCTCAGATCCTAAAAGATATTGGAGTCGGTAAGATGAAACTTCTTACCAATAACCCTCGTAAGATCGTCGGTCTGGAAGGTTACGGTCTGGAAGTTACGGATCGAATTCCTATAGAGATCAAACCTACAGGGAATAACCACCATTATCTATTCACTAAAAAAATGAGAATGGGGCATTTATTAGGACTGAACTAA